The following proteins come from a genomic window of Companilactobacillus pabuli:
- a CDS encoding aldo/keto reductase produces the protein MSIFDETFTMNNGVKIPKLALGVWEIPDDKVADAVKSAVEIGYRHIDTAQAYGNERGVGEGVKNAGVSRDKLFVNSKVAAEIKNYDEAKKSIDETLEKMGLDYLDMMIIHNPQPWKEVNQGNDRHFEGNLETWRAMEDAVKAGKLKTIGVSSFQKEDLDNLIKNSDTKPAVNQIQIHIGDTPSDLIKYSQDNGIVVEAFSPIAHGAAMNDETIKQMAAKYNVSVPQLCIRYDWQLNVVVLPKTANPDHMKSNADIDFEISAEDMKTLAKIDQMNYGDASAFPVFGGKI, from the coding sequence ATGTCAATTTTTGATGAAACATTCACAATGAACAATGGAGTTAAGATTCCAAAACTAGCTTTAGGAGTTTGGGAAATTCCTGATGATAAGGTAGCTGACGCCGTTAAATCTGCTGTGGAGATTGGATATCGTCACATCGATACTGCTCAAGCTTATGGCAACGAACGTGGTGTTGGTGAAGGTGTTAAAAACGCTGGAGTTTCACGTGATAAGTTATTCGTTAATTCTAAAGTTGCAGCTGAAATCAAGAACTATGATGAAGCTAAGAAATCTATCGATGAAACTTTGGAAAAGATGGGCTTAGATTATTTGGACATGATGATTATCCACAATCCTCAACCTTGGAAAGAAGTAAATCAAGGTAACGACCGTCACTTTGAAGGAAATTTGGAAACTTGGCGTGCTATGGAAGATGCTGTCAAAGCTGGTAAGTTAAAGACTATCGGTGTTTCTAGCTTTCAAAAAGAAGATTTGGACAATTTGATCAAGAATTCTGACACGAAGCCTGCAGTTAATCAAATTCAAATCCACATCGGCGATACACCAAGTGATTTGATTAAGTATTCTCAAGATAATGGCATTGTTGTCGAAGCCTTCTCACCAATTGCTCACGGTGCTGCTATGAATGATGAAACAATCAAGCAAATGGCCGCCAAGTACAATGTTTCTGTTCCACAATTGTGCATTCGCTATGATTGGCAATTAAATGTTGTCGTTCTACCAAAAACAGCTAACCCAGATCACATGAAGTCAAATGCTGATATCGACTTTGAAATTTCAGCTGAAGATATGAAGACTTTGGCAAAAATCGATCAAATGAATTATGGAGATGCTAGTGCTTTTCCAGTATTCGGTGGTAAAATCTAG
- a CDS encoding SDR family oxidoreductase, which yields MSLQDKVVVIMGASSGIGAATAKLLASKGAKVTIAARRMNRLEEIKQANPDSDILAVEADVTKAKEVQNVVDQTVAKFGRVDALYNNAGIMPVNNLDQIAQDEWQNMLDINVKGVLNGIAAALPVMKKQKSGHIITTSSVLGYEVLPGYAAYSGTKYAVRAIMEGLRQEEHQNNIKTTIIAPGSVKTELYKSVNNGAAHDGLEKVMQASGTQMTSLNPEEIAQAVAFVIDTPKNMAVNEMVIRPTGQEV from the coding sequence ATGAGTTTACAAGATAAAGTAGTAGTAATTATGGGTGCCTCAAGTGGAATTGGAGCTGCCACAGCTAAATTATTAGCTTCAAAAGGTGCTAAGGTTACGATTGCAGCCAGAAGAATGAATCGTTTGGAAGAAATCAAACAAGCAAATCCTGATAGTGATATTTTGGCAGTTGAGGCTGATGTTACTAAAGCAAAAGAAGTTCAAAATGTTGTCGATCAAACCGTTGCTAAATTCGGTCGTGTCGATGCTCTTTACAATAACGCAGGAATTATGCCAGTAAACAACTTAGACCAAATCGCGCAAGACGAATGGCAAAACATGCTCGATATTAATGTTAAAGGTGTTCTCAATGGAATCGCAGCTGCTTTACCAGTTATGAAAAAGCAAAAGAGCGGTCATATCATTACAACATCTTCAGTTTTAGGTTATGAAGTATTGCCAGGCTATGCTGCTTATTCAGGAACTAAGTATGCCGTTAGAGCAATCATGGAAGGACTTCGTCAAGAAGAACACCAAAACAATATCAAGACCACTATTATTGCTCCAGGATCTGTTAAGACAGAACTGTATAAGTCAGTTAATAATGGTGCAGCTCATGATGGTTTGGAAAAAGTTATGCAAGCTTCAGGAACACAAATGACATCCCTGAATCCAGAAGAAATTGCCCAAGCAGTAGCTTTTGTCATTGATACACCAAAGAATATGGCCGTCAACGAAATGGTAATTCGTCCTACAGGACAAGAAGTCTAA
- a CDS encoding GNAT family N-acetyltransferase, producing MTKEIKLRIETKSDYKKTEIMLRNAFWNEFQPGCVEHYLMNKIRNHPRFVSELDTVAVVGDEIVGCAAFLEDKIQGDDGKTHSILCLGPLAVAPEYQQNGLGGRLIEHSKKLALKLGYNGIILYGDPNYYSRKGFEPAKNYNIRMANDKFATVLQVAPLYQGALKDCAGKYVEDEVYGVNQIEVDIFDAQFPFKEKVTNNASQLHFQKLIESQDVELG from the coding sequence TTGACTAAAGAAATTAAATTAAGAATAGAAACAAAATCAGATTATAAGAAAACAGAAATCATGTTGCGCAATGCTTTTTGGAATGAATTTCAACCGGGCTGTGTCGAACATTATTTAATGAATAAAATTAGAAACCATCCTCGTTTTGTATCAGAGTTGGATACGGTCGCAGTAGTAGGCGATGAAATTGTCGGTTGTGCCGCCTTTTTGGAAGATAAAATCCAAGGTGACGACGGCAAAACACATTCTATCTTGTGTTTAGGACCTTTGGCAGTAGCACCGGAATATCAACAAAATGGCCTCGGTGGACGATTAATTGAGCATTCGAAAAAACTAGCTTTGAAATTAGGTTACAACGGGATTATCTTGTACGGAGATCCTAATTACTATAGTAGAAAAGGTTTTGAACCAGCTAAGAATTACAATATTAGAATGGCTAATGATAAGTTTGCGACAGTCTTGCAAGTTGCGCCATTGTACCAAGGTGCTTTAAAAGATTGTGCAGGTAAATATGTTGAAGATGAAGTTTATGGTGTGAACCAAATCGAAGTGGATATCTTTGATGCACAATTTCCTTTCAAAGAAAAAGTAACTAATAATGCTTCACAATTACATTTTCAGAAGTTGATTGAGTCGCAGGATGTGGAATTGGGATAG